gtcttttttcgtaattttatgtatttttgataattttatcttttttagtaattttgtgtattttcttagtaattcttttatttttgtaattgtatgtcttaatgataattttgtgtcttttttagtaattttgtcttttttaataattttgtgtcttttaatttattttatgtattttttgaaaattgtgtgtatttttttgacattttgtgtattttttaatagtaattttatgtattttttttttataatttgtgtctttgttagtaattttgtgtattttttaaataattgtgtattttttttaaattttatgtctatgataattctgtcttttttagtaaacctcaatcaaactgttttttttactgaaatctGTTTCTAATaatgcaacttttttatttattttaatctttgtgtgtgttttactgttttctgcAGACGTCCAGGAGACGTTGGTGGGAGAAGAAGTTCCTCCTGAGCAGCAGGAGTGGAGCTACAggctggaccaggaccagaaccaggaccatgACCAGAACCGGGACCAGAACCAAGACCAGGAacagaaccaggaccagaaccagaaccagaaccaggagcCCCCTCGTGTTAAAGAGGAGCTCTGGAGCGgtgaggagggagagcagcttcaggcTGACGTCAGGTTCCCGTCTGTCCCCGTGAAGagcgaggaggacgaggagaaaCCTCCTCCGTCGTGTTTCTATCAGAGGACGGAGTGCGGAGCGACGGCACGATTaaaaacagaagctgaaggagAAGACTGTGGAGGACCGGAGCTGGCCAGAGTCTCTGATCCAGGAGTCCCTCTAGGAGCAGTTAGAGATTACCAAATGTCCCACTTTAACACAGACGTGGCAGCAGAGAGCTGGACGGACAGCGGGGCGTCTTCTCACGTCTCCTTGTATTTAAACGTCCTCAAAGATGTGAGTGAGTTCAGGAGACACGCTGCCAAGAAGTCCTTCGGCTGCCCCGAGTGCGGGAAAACGTTCCTCCACAAGGGGaacctgaagagccacatgatGTGCCACACCGGAGAGAAACCGTTCAGCTGCCCCGTGTGCGGAAAGCGATTCCGGCAGAACTCCAACCTGGTCACGCACGTGAGGACGCACACGGcggagaaaccgtacagctgctCCGTGTGCCACAGCACCTTCAGTCAGCGCGGCGCCCTGGGGCAGCACATGAGGATCCACACGGGGGAGAAACCCTTCAGCTGCCCCATCTGCGGCAAGAGCTTCACCCAGAAAGGCTCCATGACGGAGCACATGACGGTGCACACGGGAGAGAAACCGTTCAGCTGCAGTGTCTGTGGGAAAGGCTTCCAGCGGCCCGTCCACGTCAAGAACCACCGCTGTGTGCCCTTCACAGACGCTTGTGTTGGTTTCAACCAGCCCGGGATGTGGCAGAGTTAACCCactgactgtataaataatggacgtagtcactgtgacgttggaagcatcgagtttatcgctacactcgtcgccatcttgtgtcgccatcttgtttctgatatgtggagcagaccatatctggaatGGAAAcgttaaaataaactgtcattaaatgaaatgaaaatacagtgaaaaggtcaaagttatgagatcaaACTGCTAAACgttcttttttatatctatataatgtttttttatcactttattgacacgttgccgtggaaacgcattgttttgcttctctcctgatgacggctcgccttgttagtgacctgtcaatcaaaggtagccccgccccaaatcatacgattctttatcttctattttcttctaaatggggccattactagaactattgacatcaaattgtcttgaagaatattttttacttgtgattgagaccatagtgttgtcctgaaaaacatttctgagctaataaatcaagtgagaagttttctcattttgtattgaaattaatggactgaaatgcttctgcagccaccgtcagcgccccctgctggagtttttggtagaatgcagcttaaggcacttcctggttttgcctccctgctcagaccaggaggttgtcGCCTGAGTTGTCCAACCAACTCATCACATTATCACTGAAAGAAACGGTTTTTAATAAGCACACTGCAATAAAGGTGTTTAgactaaaaaccagatcaaacagtaaatctgaggaaaatgatcttgctgcatggacagataatttaccttgacaagatttcttaagttaagattattaaatctagaaataagcatgtttgtgtcttatttgagtcaaatgtatttttgggtaattttttgtctttttgggaaattttgtgggttttctggtcattttgtgtctttttttagtaattttatgttttttttgtaattttatgtcttttttgtaattttgtgtcttttgtcgttattttatgtattttctagtaattttgtcttttgtagtaattatttgccttttttttagtaatcttatgtatttgtttttagtaattttgtccttttttcagtaattttgtctttttttagtaattgtgttttagtaattgtatgtattttttttagtaattttgttttagtaattttatgtatttttttaaattattttgtgccttttttttgtaatttagtaatgtcttttctagttattttatgcctttttgagtaattttatgtctttttttgtagttttgtgtctttttgataatttcgtgtcttttttttagtattttttatgtcttttctggtcaaatgttgaacacttaaaataataaatgaactcttaaaaccagataaagtaaagctgccagcagtgatgaactggcccgagcagagtgacctgatgattatttggttcttaccaagataaaaaaaaaactttagatttagaagtgttagatcatttatctggttttaagagttaatttcttattttaagtgttcaacatgcttatttctagatttaataatcttaatttaataaatcttgtcaaggtaaattatctgtccatgcagcaagatcatttccctcagatttactgtttgaccTGGTTTTGAGTAATATTTGTCCTTTTTTCCTGAACTACagttatctgacagcttttgttacttttcagatcgagatttaacataaaaacatgatcagtttaaagtgattattaaTCATTAAAGCACAT
This genomic interval from Centropristis striata isolate RG_2023a ecotype Rhode Island chromosome 14, C.striata_1.0, whole genome shotgun sequence contains the following:
- the LOC131984862 gene encoding zinc finger protein 135-like, with the translated sequence MSKNQMLRVFVSQRLTAAAEEIFGLFERTIAEYEEQLCRSKEKNERQQKLLDAVLNPQLHLHRADVQETLVGEEVPPEQQEWSYRLDQDQNQDHDQNRDQNQDQEQNQDQNQNQNQEPPRVKEELWSGEEGEQLQADVRFPSVPVKSEEDEEKPPPSCFYQRTECGATARLKTEAEGEDCGGPELARVSDPGVPLGAVRDYQMSHFNTDVAAESWTDSGASSHVSLYLNVLKDVSEFRRHAAKKSFGCPECGKTFLHKGNLKSHMMCHTGEKPFSCPVCGKRFRQNSNLVTHVRTHTAEKPYSCSVCHSTFSQRGALGQHMRIHTGEKPFSCPICGKSFTQKGSMTEHMTVHTGEKPFSCSVCGKGFQRPVHVKNHRCVPFTDACVGFNQPGMWQS